A genomic segment from Leptolyngbya boryana PCC 6306 encodes:
- a CDS encoding ROK family protein, which translates to MKAAIQVLGIDLGGTAIKLGRFTPYGTCLQALTVPTPQPALPRAVLMTIVDAIADLDPKREACAIGIGMPGPTDARGRIARIAINLPDWIEIPLADWIEEKTGRPTILSNDANCAGLGEAWLGAGKAFQNFILLTLGTGVGGAIILNGELFIGHTGAAGELGLISLDANGAPCKSGNRGSLEQHTSIQAIRRRTGKEPDELCRLARSHDPAALEFWRSYGRDLGLGLTSLIYVLTPEAILIGGGISASAEFFLPSAIAEIEQRVMPTSREGLQIIPAQLGNCAGMIGAAKLALNSRYIENCPE; encoded by the coding sequence ATGAAGGCTGCAATTCAAGTTCTGGGCATCGATTTAGGTGGGACAGCAATTAAATTGGGACGGTTTACTCCATATGGAACGTGCCTTCAAGCACTCACGGTTCCAACGCCTCAACCCGCTTTGCCTAGAGCGGTGCTGATGACGATCGTTGATGCGATCGCTGACCTTGATCCGAAGCGCGAAGCTTGTGCGATCGGAATTGGTATGCCAGGACCAACCGATGCTAGAGGACGCATCGCCCGAATCGCAATCAATTTGCCGGATTGGATTGAGATTCCCTTAGCCGATTGGATCGAAGAAAAAACAGGACGACCGACGATTTTGTCGAATGATGCCAATTGTGCAGGTTTAGGAGAAGCGTGGCTCGGTGCTGGCAAAGCCTTTCAAAATTTCATTCTTCTGACGCTGGGAACCGGGGTCGGAGGGGCAATTATTTTGAACGGGGAACTGTTTATCGGACATACGGGCGCAGCAGGTGAATTAGGGCTGATTAGCTTAGATGCGAATGGCGCGCCCTGTAAGAGTGGAAATCGCGGCTCTCTGGAGCAGCATACGTCGATTCAAGCAATTCGACGACGGACGGGAAAAGAACCGGATGAATTGTGCAGATTAGCGCGATCGCACGATCCAGCAGCCTTAGAATTTTGGCGATCCTATGGACGCGATTTGGGACTGGGTTTGACGAGTTTGATTTATGTCCTGACTCCAGAAGCGATCTTAATTGGTGGGGGAATCAGTGCGAGTGCAGAATTTTTCTTACCAAGCGCGATCGCAGAAATCGAACAACGAGTCATGCCAACTTCGCGAGAAGGATTACAGATCATTCCTGCTCAGTTAGGGAATTGCGCTGGAATGATTGGGGCTGCAAAATTAGCTCTCAATTCACGTTACATTGAGAACTGCCCTGAATAA
- the hisIE gene encoding bifunctional phosphoribosyl-AMP cyclohydrolase/phosphoribosyl-ATP diphosphatase HisIE has product MASIELVSADSIPTDKIKYDDRGLVPAIVQDYLDGAVLMMAWMNQESLQKTLATGETWFWSRSRQEFWHKGATSGHTQKVKAIRYDCDSDALLISVEQIGDIACHTGERSCFHQVNGSITPPLADTLSQVFAVVCDRRDNPIEKSYTRTLFEGGDNKILKKIGEEAAEVVMACKDDDKDAIAGEVADLFFHSLVAIAHHGVDLKDVYRKLQSRR; this is encoded by the coding sequence ATGGCTTCCATCGAACTTGTTTCTGCTGATTCCATCCCCACTGACAAGATTAAATATGACGATCGCGGTTTAGTACCTGCGATCGTGCAGGATTATTTGGATGGCGCGGTTTTGATGATGGCGTGGATGAACCAAGAGTCTCTGCAAAAGACGCTAGCAACTGGTGAAACTTGGTTTTGGAGTCGATCGCGGCAAGAGTTTTGGCATAAAGGGGCAACGTCTGGACATACGCAGAAGGTGAAGGCGATTCGATACGACTGCGATAGTGATGCGCTGTTAATTTCAGTTGAGCAGATTGGTGATATTGCTTGTCATACAGGCGAAAGAAGCTGCTTTCATCAAGTGAATGGCAGCATTACGCCTCCGCTTGCTGATACCTTGTCGCAAGTGTTTGCTGTGGTTTGCGATCGCAGAGATAACCCCATTGAGAAGTCTTACACTCGGACATTATTTGAAGGCGGAGATAACAAGATTCTCAAAAAGATTGGTGAAGAAGCGGCAGAAGTGGTGATGGCTTGTAAGGATGATGACAAAGATGCGATCGCGGGTGAAGTGGCGGATTTGTTCTTTCATTCATTAGTCGCGATCGCGCATCATGGTGTGGATTTGAAAGATGTTTATCGCAAGCTTCAGTCTCGCCGATAG
- the gloA2 gene encoding SMU1112c/YaeR family gloxylase I-like metalloprotein yields MQNIQAVHHIAIICSDYDRSKHFYVHLLGFSIIREVFREARQSYKLDLQVDSQTQIELFSFPNPPERPCYPEACGLRHLAFSVADLDLAIADLSAKGIETEPVRVDEWTGKRFTFFKDPDGLPLELYER; encoded by the coding sequence ATGCAAAACATTCAAGCCGTTCATCACATTGCAATTATTTGCTCCGACTACGATCGCTCAAAGCATTTCTATGTCCATTTACTAGGCTTTTCAATCATTCGTGAGGTCTTTCGAGAAGCACGCCAATCGTACAAGCTCGATTTGCAAGTTGATTCTCAGACTCAAATTGAATTGTTCTCTTTTCCGAATCCGCCTGAGCGACCCTGCTATCCCGAAGCTTGTGGTTTGAGACACCTCGCTTTTTCGGTTGCTGATTTGGATCTCGCGATCGCTGACCTCTCTGCAAAAGGAATCGAAACTGAACCTGTTCGAGTCGATGAATGGACGGGTAAACGATTCACTTTCTTCAAAGATCCAGATGGTTTGCCATTAGAACTCTATGAACGCTAG
- a CDS encoding sensor histidine kinase has translation MFQATRRRLALWYTTVTAVLLLVFASGFYFYVRSTLIERIDDTLNHVAEVVQRSLVIQAIGDQVSVNVEASFRDNSISLEDDHIDLEWFDAKGQQLWSTFAEPLSIPMHVNHDGETVHVSDTQLLRQVTEKVQIGNRVLGYLRVSHPWFEVTKPTRQLVLDLSVGTAIMVGIVAAIGWFLSGIAMQPIRESYQRLKQFTADASHELRNPIAVIQTNVQVALSDPDPQIQQQYLQVIERLTQRLGKLVDDLLFLARQDSGIVQPQRTALALDDLLDEVLEEQGITTADKELSFKVDRTSEYWLQGDRDQLSRLFTNLISNAIKYTPEQGEITVELVATKAGLQTKVIDTGIGIPEGAIAKLFDRFYRVDPARTKATGGSGLGLAIALAIVENHHGHIQVDSQVNQGTTVTVTLPQSDSQSPT, from the coding sequence ATGTTTCAAGCGACACGACGACGATTAGCACTTTGGTACACCACAGTCACCGCTGTGTTGTTGTTAGTGTTTGCAAGTGGGTTTTATTTCTATGTGCGATCGACATTAATCGAGCGCATTGATGACACCTTAAATCATGTGGCAGAAGTCGTTCAGCGATCGCTGGTGATCCAAGCGATCGGGGATCAGGTGAGCGTCAATGTTGAAGCGAGCTTTCGGGATAATTCCATTTCTTTGGAAGACGATCACATCGATTTGGAGTGGTTTGATGCGAAGGGGCAACAACTGTGGTCAACCTTTGCAGAACCCCTTTCTATTCCCATGCATGTCAATCACGATGGCGAGACTGTTCATGTCTCCGACACACAACTCTTGCGGCAGGTGACTGAGAAAGTTCAGATTGGCAATCGGGTATTAGGATACTTGCGCGTGAGCCATCCTTGGTTTGAAGTCACAAAGCCAACTCGTCAATTAGTATTGGACTTGAGTGTTGGCACGGCGATCATGGTGGGAATTGTTGCTGCGATCGGGTGGTTTCTGTCGGGAATTGCCATGCAACCGATTCGCGAATCCTATCAACGGTTGAAGCAGTTTACCGCTGATGCATCGCATGAGTTGAGAAACCCGATCGCTGTCATTCAAACGAATGTACAAGTGGCACTGTCCGATCCTGACCCTCAGATTCAGCAGCAATATTTGCAAGTGATTGAACGGCTCACTCAGCGACTAGGCAAACTAGTCGATGATTTACTATTTTTAGCGAGACAGGATAGTGGGATTGTTCAACCTCAGAGAACTGCGCTCGCGCTCGATGATTTACTCGATGAGGTTTTAGAAGAACAAGGCATTACGACCGCAGACAAGGAATTGTCATTTAAGGTCGATCGCACGTCAGAATATTGGTTACAGGGTGACCGGGATCAGCTTTCTCGACTGTTTACAAATTTGATTAGTAATGCGATCAAATACACTCCCGAGCAGGGAGAAATCACAGTTGAGCTAGTCGCAACGAAAGCTGGATTACAAACCAAAGTCATTGATACGGGCATTGGAATTCCAGAAGGCGCGATCGCGAAATTGTTCGATCGGTTCTATCGAGTTGATCCAGCTCGAACAAAAGCAACGGGAGGATCAGGATTGGGACTCGCGATCGCGCTCGCCATTGTTGAAAACCATCATGGACACATTCAAGTTGACAGTCAGGTAAACCAGGGAACAACTGTTACTGTAACGCTCCCCCAATCCGATAGCCAATCCCCAACGTAG
- the rpsU gene encoding 30S ribosomal protein S21: MPQVIPGENEGIESTLRRFKREVSKAEIFPDMRKHRYFETPIEKRKRKALAKHKQRKRKFRH; the protein is encoded by the coding sequence ATGCCCCAAGTTATTCCAGGTGAGAATGAAGGAATCGAATCTACATTACGTCGATTTAAGCGAGAAGTTTCTAAGGCAGAAATTTTTCCAGATATGAGAAAGCATCGCTATTTTGAGACACCAATCGAAAAACGCAAGCGTAAAGCATTGGCGAAGCATAAACAGCGGAAGAGAAAATTCCGGCATTAG
- a CDS encoding RNA recognition motif domain-containing protein: MSVYVGNLSYQATQDGLTQAFSEYGTVKRVQLPTDRETGRMRGFAFVEMGTDAEEDAAIEALDGAEWMGRDLKVNKAKPREDRGSSQGGWDNRGGSRRY; this comes from the coding sequence ATGTCAGTTTACGTTGGTAATTTGTCCTATCAGGCGACACAGGATGGTTTAACCCAGGCTTTCTCAGAGTATGGAACCGTGAAGCGGGTGCAACTGCCGACCGATCGCGAAACGGGTCGGATGCGGGGATTTGCTTTTGTCGAGATGGGAACCGATGCAGAAGAAGACGCTGCGATTGAAGCACTCGATGGAGCCGAGTGGATGGGGCGCGATCTCAAGGTGAATAAAGCGAAACCCCGTGAAGACCGCGGGTCGTCTCAGGGGGGGTGGGACAATCGAGGCGGTTCTAGACGTTACTAA
- a CDS encoding RNA recognition motif domain-containing protein, with product MSIYVGNLSYEVVQENLAEIFAEFGTVKRVQLPTDRETGRLRGFGFVEMASDAEEDAAIEALNGAEWMGRDLTVNKARPREDRGSSRGGSFDRKGGSSRRY from the coding sequence ATGTCAATTTATGTTGGTAACCTCTCTTATGAGGTTGTACAAGAAAATCTTGCTGAGATTTTCGCTGAATTTGGAACAGTCAAGCGTGTTCAGCTTCCGACCGATCGCGAAACAGGACGCTTACGCGGATTCGGATTTGTTGAAATGGCGAGCGATGCGGAAGAGGATGCCGCGATCGAAGCCTTAAATGGTGCGGAATGGATGGGACGCGATTTAACAGTGAATAAAGCAAGACCCCGTGAAGACAGAGGCTCTTCTCGTGGCGGCAGTTTCGATCGTAAAGGTGGCTCCTCTCGGCGCTATTAG
- a CDS encoding pentapeptide repeat-containing protein translates to MNIKEIISRYAAGQRDFSNLNLIAVNFRNLNLAGINLSGANLTKANLTQVNLSHANLTDAILTGATLTGTNFTQANLTNANLSDTNPNQANFRQTYLKGTILPDLVNRTSPKTPLTSPPV, encoded by the coding sequence ATGAATATCAAAGAAATTATCAGTCGATATGCGGCAGGACAACGAGACTTTAGCAATCTGAATCTGATTGCTGTTAACTTTAGAAATCTGAATCTAGCGGGCATCAATTTGAGTGGTGCTAACTTAACGAAGGCAAATCTGACTCAAGTTAACCTCAGTCATGCCAACCTCACAGATGCGATTCTGACTGGAGCAACGTTAACAGGCACGAATTTTACTCAAGCCAACCTTACTAATGCCAATCTAAGCGATACCAATCCGAATCAGGCGAATTTCAGGCAGACCTATCTGAAAGGAACAATCCTACCCGACCTAGTGAATCGTACTTCTCCTAAAACTCCTCTCACCTCTCCACCTGTATAG
- a CDS encoding DNA-directed RNA polymerase subunit beta', giving the protein MAEQNSEKQVFRNQVVNKKELTNLIAWSFTHYGTARTAQMADLIKDLGFRYATRAGVSISVDDLQIPPTKRALLDAATETIRDTEEKYTRGEITEVERFQKVIDTWNGTSEELKDEVVRHFRSNNPLNSVYMMAFSGARGNISQVRQLVGMRGLMANPQGEIIDLPIKTNFREGLTVTEYIISSYGARKGLVDTALRTADSGYLTRRLVDVSQDVIIRELDCGTTRGIPARPMMDGDRVLIPLKNRLLGRVAAQDVLHPETGEIIVARNEAISDDIAQLIGKAKVQEVVVRSPLTCESARSVCQHCYGWSLAHAHMVDIGEAVGIIAAQSIGEPGTQLTMRTFHTGGVFTGEMARQERANFDGTIKVPKRLRTRPYRTRHGEDALIVESAGSELKITLEGSGGQQQAFTVSQGATLLVKDGMKVKAGQTLAEVPLTGRGRKTTEKASKDVASDLAGEVRFADVVPEEKKDRQGNTTRTAQRGGLMWVLSGEVYNLPPGAEPVVKNGDRIEANSTIAETKLVTENGGVVRLPENGVENSKGGREIQIITASVMLDQARVRAETSQGRDQYLLETAGNQTFLLKATPGTQVTNGQVVAELRDDRYHTQTGGIIKYSGVEIGKKGKAKQGYEVIKGGTILWIPEEAHEVNKDISLLMVEDGQYVEAGTEVVKDIFCQSNGVIEVTQKNDILREVVIKPGDLHMIDSLDEVITREATLVNPGQQVMPGLTASELLYAEYVETPEGPAILLRPVTEFNVPDDPAVPSQESAKEESGRAIRLRAVQRLPYKDGERVKSVEGLELLRTQLVLEVDQDAQLAADIELIPDETDPEVMRLQLVILESLVIRRDIAADVTQGSTQTRIMVKDGDQITAGAVVARTEILCKEAGEVQGIRQGAESIRRILVVREVDTVTLTASNPSVKAGDLLIAGSDIGGTVLEESGQILSVQGDQVVVRIARPYRVSPGAVLHVDDGDLVQRGDNLVLLIFERTKTGDIIQGLPRIEELLEARKPKEACILARRAGTAQVVYGEDDSVEVKIVDREGLITEYPIGPGQNVIIGDSQEVAAGERLTDGPANPHELLEVMFRARNEEVSLHDAALFSLREVQTFLVNEVQSVYQSQGIDISDKHIEVVVRQMTSKARVEDGGDTTMLPGELVEIYQIEQVNDAMSITGGAPAQYEPVLLGITKASLNTDSFISAASFQETTRVLTEAAIEGKSDWLRGLKENVIIGRLIPAGTGFNAYEEMGSPADIDPVYDPMFLDEDTDFSDVVLDDRTARSYGLEAMDDRPSFSFESFGNSDEADSDSIYSPIIDDDDDLIADDMDDDL; this is encoded by the coding sequence ATGGCAGAGCAGAACTCAGAAAAGCAAGTTTTTCGTAATCAGGTTGTCAACAAAAAAGAATTGACTAACTTGATCGCGTGGTCATTCACCCACTATGGAACTGCCCGCACCGCACAAATGGCAGACTTGATCAAAGATCTTGGCTTCCGATATGCAACGCGCGCAGGCGTTTCCATCAGTGTCGATGACCTACAAATTCCTCCGACAAAGCGAGCGCTACTTGATGCCGCGACTGAAACGATTCGCGACACCGAAGAGAAATATACTCGCGGAGAAATCACGGAAGTCGAACGGTTCCAAAAAGTAATTGATACTTGGAACGGAACCAGTGAAGAACTTAAAGACGAGGTGGTTCGACATTTTCGATCGAATAACCCGCTCAACTCGGTCTACATGATGGCATTCTCCGGAGCACGGGGAAATATCTCACAGGTTCGTCAGTTGGTCGGGATGCGGGGCTTGATGGCAAACCCACAAGGGGAAATTATTGACTTGCCGATTAAGACCAACTTCCGAGAAGGCTTAACGGTAACGGAGTACATTATTTCCTCCTACGGTGCGCGCAAAGGTCTTGTCGATACCGCGCTTCGGACAGCCGACTCTGGATACCTCACCCGTCGATTGGTGGATGTTTCTCAGGATGTCATCATTCGTGAACTCGACTGCGGCACGACCCGAGGCATTCCAGCGCGTCCCATGATGGATGGCGATCGCGTTCTTATTCCGTTGAAAAATCGTCTGCTCGGTCGCGTTGCCGCTCAAGATGTCCTGCATCCTGAAACCGGGGAAATCATTGTTGCTCGCAATGAAGCCATTTCAGATGACATTGCTCAACTGATTGGGAAAGCAAAAGTTCAAGAAGTCGTCGTGCGATCGCCGTTGACCTGTGAATCTGCGCGATCGGTTTGTCAGCATTGCTATGGCTGGAGCTTAGCCCATGCTCACATGGTCGATATTGGAGAAGCAGTCGGGATTATCGCGGCTCAATCGATCGGGGAACCCGGTACACAGCTTACGATGCGGACATTCCACACCGGTGGGGTGTTTACCGGAGAAATGGCGCGTCAAGAACGGGCAAACTTTGATGGAACGATCAAGGTTCCCAAACGCTTGAGAACTCGTCCCTACCGGACTCGTCATGGAGAAGATGCGCTGATTGTTGAGAGCGCAGGATCTGAACTGAAAATCACACTGGAAGGCTCAGGCGGACAGCAACAAGCCTTCACCGTTTCACAAGGGGCGACGCTCTTAGTGAAAGATGGGATGAAGGTGAAAGCTGGACAGACTCTCGCAGAAGTTCCTTTAACCGGACGCGGACGCAAGACGACTGAGAAAGCCTCGAAGGACGTTGCCTCTGACTTAGCTGGAGAAGTTCGGTTCGCAGATGTCGTTCCCGAAGAGAAAAAAGACCGTCAAGGTAACACCACTCGAACTGCACAAAGAGGCGGTTTGATGTGGGTACTCTCGGGCGAAGTGTATAACTTGCCGCCGGGTGCTGAACCTGTGGTGAAAAACGGCGATCGCATTGAAGCCAATAGCACGATCGCTGAAACGAAGCTCGTCACTGAAAATGGTGGGGTCGTTCGTCTACCTGAGAACGGAGTCGAAAATAGCAAAGGCGGGCGCGAGATCCAAATCATCACGGCATCCGTCATGTTGGATCAAGCGCGAGTTCGGGCTGAGACCTCTCAAGGACGGGATCAGTACTTGCTGGAAACCGCTGGAAATCAGACTTTCTTACTGAAAGCGACTCCAGGAACTCAGGTTACAAACGGTCAAGTCGTCGCTGAACTGAGAGACGATCGCTACCATACTCAAACTGGAGGAATCATCAAGTACTCCGGCGTTGAGATTGGCAAGAAAGGCAAGGCAAAACAAGGCTACGAAGTCATCAAAGGTGGAACCATTCTCTGGATTCCCGAAGAAGCGCATGAGGTGAATAAAGACATCTCGCTTCTGATGGTCGAAGACGGTCAGTATGTCGAAGCCGGAACCGAAGTTGTGAAAGACATTTTCTGTCAAAGCAACGGAGTTATCGAAGTCACGCAAAAAAATGACATTCTGCGCGAAGTGGTGATCAAGCCGGGCGATCTGCACATGATCGATAGCTTGGATGAGGTGATCACTCGTGAAGCAACGCTCGTCAATCCAGGGCAGCAAGTCATGCCTGGATTAACCGCGAGTGAACTACTGTATGCCGAGTACGTTGAAACACCGGAAGGTCCGGCAATTCTACTGCGTCCGGTGACTGAATTTAACGTACCAGATGATCCAGCAGTTCCAAGCCAAGAATCTGCTAAGGAAGAATCGGGTCGAGCAATTCGTCTCAGAGCTGTTCAACGCCTGCCTTACAAAGATGGTGAGCGGGTCAAATCCGTTGAAGGTTTGGAATTGCTCAGAACTCAACTCGTTCTCGAAGTCGATCAAGACGCGCAACTCGCTGCTGATATCGAATTGATTCCTGATGAGACTGATCCTGAAGTCATGCGGCTTCAGTTGGTGATTCTCGAATCGCTGGTGATTCGGCGTGACATTGCCGCTGACGTGACTCAAGGCAGCACTCAGACTCGCATCATGGTCAAAGATGGCGACCAGATTACCGCAGGAGCGGTTGTTGCTCGGACTGAAATTCTCTGTAAAGAAGCAGGGGAAGTTCAAGGGATTCGCCAAGGGGCTGAATCGATTCGTCGGATTCTCGTCGTTCGTGAAGTCGATACAGTCACCCTGACCGCTAGTAACCCGAGTGTCAAAGCAGGCGATCTGTTGATTGCTGGCAGTGATATCGGTGGAACTGTTCTTGAAGAATCTGGACAGATCTTGAGTGTCCAAGGCGATCAAGTTGTTGTGCGGATTGCTCGTCCGTATCGCGTCTCTCCGGGTGCAGTACTACACGTCGATGATGGCGACTTGGTACAACGGGGCGATAATCTCGTGCTGCTGATTTTTGAGCGCACCAAGACGGGAGACATCATTCAAGGTTTGCCGAGAATTGAAGAACTTCTAGAAGCTCGTAAGCCCAAAGAAGCTTGTATTCTGGCACGTCGCGCGGGAACGGCTCAAGTCGTTTACGGAGAAGACGATTCGGTTGAAGTGAAGATCGTCGATCGAGAAGGTCTGATCACCGAATACCCAATTGGTCCCGGACAAAACGTGATCATCGGGGATAGTCAAGAAGTCGCGGCTGGAGAGCGGCTTACAGATGGCCCTGCAAACCCGCACGAATTACTCGAAGTGATGTTCCGAGCCAGAAATGAAGAAGTCAGTTTGCATGATGCGGCTTTGTTTAGCTTGCGGGAAGTTCAGACCTTCTTGGTAAACGAAGTGCAATCGGTGTATCAATCTCAAGGGATTGATATTTCTGACAAACACATCGAAGTCGTCGTGCGTCAGATGACCTCAAAAGCACGAGTTGAAGACGGCGGTGATACGACGATGCTGCCCGGTGAGTTGGTGGAAATCTACCAAATTGAGCAAGTCAATGATGCGATGTCAATCACTGGGGGCGCACCTGCTCAGTATGAGCCTGTGTTGCTCGGGATCACGAAAGCTTCACTCAACACAGATAGTTTCATCTCTGCGGCAAGTTTCCAAGAAACGACGCGGGTACTGACTGAAGCTGCGATCGAAGGAAAATCTGACTGGTTGCGCGGTCTGAAAGAGAACGTGATCATTGGTCGTCTCATTCCTGCGGGAACGGGCTTCAATGCTTACGAAGAAATGGGTAGCCCAGCCGACATTGATCCAGTTTATGATCCAATGTTCTTGGATGAGGATACTGATTTCTCGGATGTCGTTCTTGACGATCGTACGGCGCGCTCTTATGGCTTAGAAGCAATGGACGATCGTCCTAGCTTTAGCTTTGAGAGCTTCGGCAACTCAGATGAAGCAGATTCAGATTCGATCTATTCGCCGATTATTGATGATGATGATGATCTGATCGCAGATGATATGGATGACGATCTGTAA